In Spinacia oleracea cultivar Varoflay chromosome 5, BTI_SOV_V1, whole genome shotgun sequence, a single window of DNA contains:
- the LOC130461426 gene encoding uncharacterized protein → MEGPKGRKREDNPQKNEEGKLPRAEDGRERRRKRRAVDAATCHDLGNLTILFLALNSLFFAGLSLRRPHKKRKKKLSLRRQSSFLIGGSGLLANLRWVSFLASSPVATCWLDWPVVPRKNKAARAGNSIVLGLFLKMDMPKTSDAPYQLHYPAYDSKTDAAGEKRTVEVDVVIRADGANSRVANSISARDYEYAIAFQERIRIPDAKMTYYENLAEPE, encoded by the exons ATGGAAGGACCGAAAGGGCGGAAGAGAGAAGACAACCCCCAAAAAAATGAGGAAGGGAAGTTACCAAGAGCTGAAGACggaagagagagaagaagaaaaagaagggcGGTGGATGCTGCAACGTGTCACGATCTTGGT AATCTCACAATCTTATTTCTCGCGCTGAACTCTCTCTTCTTCGCTGGGCTTTCCCTGCGTCGTCcccacaaaaaaagaaaaaaaaaactttcccTGCGTCGTCAATCTAGCTTCCTCATCGGTGGTTCTGGCCTCCTCGCCAATCTCCGGTGGGTCTCTTTTCTCGCCTCCTCTCCTGTCGCCACCTGTTGGCTTGATTGGCCGGTGGTTCCAAGGAAAAACAAAGCTGCTCGCGCCGGTAATTCCA TCGTTTTAGGGTTGTTCTTGAAGATGGATATGCCGAAGACATCAGATGCTCCTTACCAGCTTCATTATCCGGCTTATGATAGCAAGACTGATGCAGCTGGTGAGAAGCGGACAGTGGAGGTGGATGTTGTGATTAGAGCTGATGGGGCCAATTCCCGGGTTGCTAATTCTATTTCTGCTAGGGATTATGAGTATGCTATTGCCTTTCAG GAACGTATCCGGATACCTGATGCAAAGATGACCTATTATGAGAACCTAGCTGAACCCGAATGA
- the LOC130461427 gene encoding uncharacterized protein: MSDTKSSFHPALAVSNIKNNIPIVLEMENVQYATWAELFKIHARSNKVLHHIVTPEHGTVKTPSTDDEKELWSTLDATVLQWIYSTISTDLLQTIIEPDSTAMEAWGRLRDIFQDNKNSRAVTLEQKFSHTSMEDFPNASAYCQRLKELADQLKNVGAPVSNDRLVLQLVAGLTEAYNGVGTLLRQSNPLPPFYQARSMLTLEEAGLAKKAAIGAPCAMVAAAPRDADDAPPSPRSQPTINYTIQPTKSANPNITHHPWQSSYWAQSRHTGPLPCKPHELPSNRRASTTFSQPNTGTTQSTSAHPTSNI, translated from the exons ATGTCTGACACAAAATCGTCCTTCCATCCCGCTCTTGCGGTCTCCAACATCAAGAACAACATTCCCATCGTTCTTGAAATGGAAAATGTCCAATATGCGACATGGGCGGAGTTATTCAAGATTCACGCACGTTCAAACAAGGTACTCCATCACATTGTCACACCAGAACACGGCACGGTCAAGACACCGTCCACTGACGATGAGAAGGAGCTTTGGTCCACACTCGACGCAACGGTCTTACAGTGGATTTATTCCACCATCTCCACCGACCTCTTGCAAACTATTATTGAACCCGACTCAACGGCAATGGAAGCTTGGGGTAGGTTGCGTGACATATTCCAAGACAACAAAAACTCTCGTGCCGTCACTCTTGAGCAGAAATTTTCCCACACCTCTATGGAAGATTTCCCGAATGCTTCGGCTTACTGTCAAAGGCTCAAGGAGTTAGCTGATCAACTGAAGAACGTCGGAGCACCGGTAAGTAATGACCGTTTGGTTCTTCAATTAGTTGCAGGACTcaccgaagcctataatggcgTCGGCACCTTGCTGCGACAGAGCAACCCTTTGCCTCCTTTCTACCAGGCTCGATCAATGCTCACACTGGAGGAAGCGGGATTGGCCAAAAAGGCCGCCATAGGAGCTCCTTGCGCCATGGTTGCAGCCGCGCCCAGGGATGCTGATGATGCTCCACCTTCACCAAGAT CCCAGCCCACAATCAATTACACCATCCAGCCCACCAAGTCAGCAAACCCCAATATTACCCATCACCCCTGGCAGTCCTCTTACTGGGCCCAATCTAGACACACAGGCCCACTCCCCTGCAAACCTCATGAACTGCCCAGCAACAGAAGGGCCAGCACGACCTTCTCCCAGCCCAACACGGGAACAACCCAATCCACTTCTGCCCATCCAACCTCAAACATCTGA